The sequence CGCCGCCGTCTCCTTCACCGCTCGGTGGACCCAATCTCCTTCCAGATCTCCCGTGAGGTGGGTGTGCAGATCCATCAGCCCCGGCAGCAGGGTGTGGTCCCCGAGATCGACGATCCGCGTCCCCTCCGGCACCCCCTTCACCCCCAGCGACTCGATCCTCTCCCCCCGCACCACCACCACCGCATCCTCCACCATCTCCCCGGAGACCACGTCGAGCATACGGTCCGCCCGGATCACCAGCAGCGACTCGTCGGCTTCCTCAGCGGCCGTGGGAAGAGACAGCAACACGAGGAGAAGCAGGAGTCCGCGCACGGAGAGCGAGCCCCAAGGAGACGAAGCTCCAGTAGACGAGAAAAGACCGGGCATAGAGAGACCTCCGGAACGGTGGATGGAAGGCTGTGGGAACGACTACCGGTATTGTAGCGCGCTCCGGTTCCGGAGATGCCCGGCGCCGCGACCTCAATCGAGGTACTTATACGCCTCCAGCGTGAAGAAGTCCGCCAGGTCGTCGGCGAGGACGAGGCGGTCGAGGAGGGCGGCGGCGGTGCCGAGCTCGCCGCTGGCGGAGCCGCCGAGGCGGGCGAGCTCCTGGTCGCGGACGAGGAGGTAGAGGTCCTTGTCCACCGTCCGGCCGTCCTCCAACGTGGCGCCGCGGTGCACCCACTGCCAGAGTTGGGCGCGGGAGATCTCGGCGGTGGCGGCGTCCTCCATCAGATTGTGGATGGCGGCGGCGCCGACGCCCTGGAGCCAGGCGTCCATGTATTGGAGGGCGACATTGACGTTGGTGCGCACGCCGTCTTCGGTGACCGTGGCACCAGGGACGGTGAAGTCGGCGAGGGCCTCGGCGGTGACCTTCACGTCTTCGCGCAGCTTGTCCTTCTGGTGCGGCGCATCCCCCAGCACGCGGTCGAAGATCTCCAGCACTACCGGCACCAGATCCGGGTGGGCCACCCAGGTGCCGTCGCTACCCTCCGCGGCCTCCCGCTCCTTGTCCTCCCGGACCTTGGCCAGGGCCACGCGGTTGACCTCTTCGTCCCGGCGGCTGGGAATGAACGCCGCCATGCCGCCGATGGCGTGGGCGCCGCGGCGGTGACAGGTCTGGACCAGCAGCTCGGCATAGGCGTGCATGAAGGGCACCGTCATGGTGACCTGGGCGCGGTCCGGCAGATAGAAGTCCCGATGCTTGAAATTGCGGATGGCGCTGAAGATATAGTCCCAGCGGCCGGCGTTGAGACCGGCGGCGTGCTCCCGGAGCTCGTAGAGGATCTCGTCCATCTCGAAGGCCGCCAGCAGCGTCTCCACCAGCACCGTGGCGCGGATGGTGCCGCGGGGGATGCCGAGTGCCTCCTGGGCGTGGATGAAGACGTCGTTCCACAGCCGCGCTTCGAGATGGCTCTCGAGCTTCGGCAGGTAGAAATAGGGACCGCTGCCGCGCTCGAGAAGCTCCGCTGCGTTGTGGAAGAAGTACAGCCCGAAGTCGAGGAGACTGGCCGAGACCGGGACGCCACCCAGGGTGACGTGCTTTTCTTCCAGATGCCAGCCCCGAGGCCGCACCATCAGCGTCGCCAGCTCTTCGCCCAGCCGATACTGCTTACCCTGGGCATTCTCGAAGGAGAGGGTGCGGCGCACCGCGTCCATCAGGTTGACCTGCCCCTCCACCACGTTCTCCCAGGTGGGAGACATGGAATCTTCCAGATCCGCCATGAAGCATTTCGCCCCGGAGTTGAGGGCGTTGATCATCATCTTGCGGTCCACCGGGCCGGTGATCTCCACCCGCCGATCCTGAAGATCGTCCGGCGCCGACGCGACCCGCCAATCCCCCTCCCGGACCGCCCGGGTCTCCTCCAGAAAGCCCGGGACTTCCCCCTCGGCAATAGCCTCGGCGCGGGCTTTGCGGCGCTCCAGCAACTCGCGACGGCGCGGGCCGAAGCGGTTCTCGAGGTCGGCGACGAAGGCCAGGGCCTCCGGAGTGAGGACGACCTCCGCGGCACGGGAGGAAGGTGCCACCACTTGTAGCTCGGAGGTGGGTAGCTCGGAGTTGGGTTGCTCGGAGTCGGCGGCGGGGCTCTGCTGGGACGGAAGGGATGCGGTCTGAGTCATGGCGTCGGGCTCCAGGAGGTTGAGATGAACGATCTAAGCGCGGGGGCGGCGCGGAAGCGAAACCGGACCCCGAGCCCAGAACGGCCCGGGGTCCGAAGAATCGGCGGAGCGGACGTCTTAGCCCGCGGCCACCGCCCGCGGTCCGGAGAACTGCTCCGTCTCGGTGGAGCCTTCCAGCGCGGTGGTGGAGGCGGTGCCGCCGCTGATCACCGTCGCGACGGCATCGAAGTAGCCGGTGCCGACGAAGGCCTGGTGCTTGGTGGCCCGATAGCCCTCGACCTCGGAGGCAAACTCCGCTTCCTGGAGCTTCGAGTAGGCCGCCATGCCCTCGGCCTTATAGCCCTGGGCGAGCTCGAACATGCTGTAGTTGAGGGCGTGAAAGCCCGCCAGGGTGACGAATTGGAATTTGTACCCCATGGCCCCGAGCTCGCGCTGGAAGCGGGCGATGGTGGCCGAGTCGAGGTTGCTCTTCCAATTGAACGACGGCGAGCAGTTGTAGGCCAGCATCTTGTCCGGGTAGAGCTCGCGCACACCCTCGGCGAACTGCTTCGCCTCCTCCAGGTCCGGATGCGAGGTCTCGCACCACAGCAGGTCGGCGTAGGGGGCGTAAGCGCGGCCGCGGGCGATGGCCATCTCGATGCCGCCGGTGATGCCGAAGAAGCCTTCCACCGTGCGGTCGCCGGTGAGGAAGCGGTGGTCGCGCTCGTCGACGTCGCTGGTGAGCAAACGGGCGCTGTCGGCATCGGTGCGGGCGATGAGCACCGAGGGCACGTCACAAACGTCGGCGGCGAGGCGGGCCGCCACCAGCTTCTGAACGAATTCCTGTACCGGCACCAGTACCTTGCCGCCCAGGTGACCGCATTTCTTGGCGCTGGACAGCTGGTCCTCGAAGTGCACCCCGGCGGCACCGGCGGCGATCATCGCCTTCATCAGCTCGAAGGCATTGAGGTTGCCACCGAAGCCCGCCTCGGCGTCCGCCACCAGCGGCGCCAGCCAATGGCGCTCCCGGTTGCCGGCGGCGTGCTCGATCTGGTCGGTGCGCAGCAGGGCGTTGTTGATGCGCTGCACCAGGGCCGGCACGCTATCCGCCGGATAGAGACTCTGGTCGGGGTACATCTGGCCGGCGTTGTTGGCGTCGCCGGCGACCTGCCAGCCGCTGACGTAGACCGCCTGCAAGCCGGCGTTGATCTGCTGGACCGCCTGGTTGCCGGTGACGGCGCCCAGTGCCTGGACAAAATCCTCGGAATGCAGGAGTCGCCACAGTCGCTCGGAACCCAGACGCGCCAGGCTGTGCTCGATCTTGACGGATCCGCGCAGCCGGTCTACGTCGGCTTCGGTGTACGGACGCTCGATCCCGTTCCAGCGGTCGTTGTTCCTACGATCCTGCATGATTCCGACCTCCCAAAGGCTCTTGGGCTCAATTCAAAGCCCGATGTTCAATATATCGAACCATCGTTCGACTTCTTAGCATGATGCCGCACCACGGCACCTACGTCAACCATTCTACAGAATCAATGTTCATCATTTCGAACAAATCAACCAAAAGCCCCAAAAACAAGGCCTGCTGGCTCCGCTCGAAGAACTCATATGTTCATTATAACGAATCACGCCAAGCTGCGGCATAGGTTTCCGGAGGAGAAAACGGGGTTTATCGGGCTTTGTCACACGGTTGCGCCTTGCATCAGCCGCTCACCATGTTCAAAATAGCGAACGAGCCGTCTCCCCTTAGACATCGCATTCGCTCTAGAAATCGCAACCGAAAGAAGAAGCCCGTGCCCAAGCCCGAACCCTCCTCCACCGCCGTCGACCGCGCCCTCAACATCCTCGAGCTGGTCGTGGAGAACGGCCGGGGGCTGACCAACTCCGAGATCAGCAACCGGCTGGACATCCCCAAGAGCACTGCCAGCTATCTGCTGCGCACCCTCGAACAGCGCCGCTATCTGCGCCGCGACGAATCCAGCGGCCGCTACACCATCGGCATCAAGGTGGTAGGCCTGGCCAAGGACGCCGCCGAGTTCGTCGACCTGCGGGAGGCTGCCAAGGGGGTGATGGAGAAATTGGTCGAGCGGACCCGGCTGACGGCGCACTTGGCGGTGCTCGACCATGGCCGCGCTATTTACATCCACCGAGCGGAGATTCCCGGGTTCCTGCGCATCAACACCTGGGTGGGCAAGGATCTGGCGGTGCACTCCACCGCCGTGGGCAAGATCCTCACCGCCCCCCTGGGGGAAGACGAAGTGCGCGCCATCCTCGCCACCCACGGCATGGAGGCCAAGACCCCCACGACGTTGACCACCCCGGAGGCCTTCCTCGAAGAGCTAGCCCAGGTGCGCACCCAGCGCTACGCCGTGGACGATGAGGAGAACAA is a genomic window of Acidobacteriota bacterium containing:
- the aceB gene encoding malate synthase A — encoded protein: MTQTASLPSQQSPAADSEQPNSELPTSELQVVAPSSRAAEVVLTPEALAFVADLENRFGPRRRELLERRKARAEAIAEGEVPGFLEETRAVREGDWRVASAPDDLQDRRVEITGPVDRKMMINALNSGAKCFMADLEDSMSPTWENVVEGQVNLMDAVRRTLSFENAQGKQYRLGEELATLMVRPRGWHLEEKHVTLGGVPVSASLLDFGLYFFHNAAELLERGSGPYFYLPKLESHLEARLWNDVFIHAQEALGIPRGTIRATVLVETLLAAFEMDEILYELREHAAGLNAGRWDYIFSAIRNFKHRDFYLPDRAQVTMTVPFMHAYAELLVQTCHRRGAHAIGGMAAFIPSRRDEEVNRVALAKVREDKEREAAEGSDGTWVAHPDLVPVVLEIFDRVLGDAPHQKDKLREDVKVTAEALADFTVPGATVTEDGVRTNVNVALQYMDAWLQGVGAAAIHNLMEDAATAEISRAQLWQWVHRGATLEDGRTVDKDLYLLVRDQELARLGGSASGELGTAAALLDRLVLADDLADFFTLEAYKYLD
- the aceA gene encoding isocitrate lyase, encoding MQDRRNNDRWNGIERPYTEADVDRLRGSVKIEHSLARLGSERLWRLLHSEDFVQALGAVTGNQAVQQINAGLQAVYVSGWQVAGDANNAGQMYPDQSLYPADSVPALVQRINNALLRTDQIEHAAGNRERHWLAPLVADAEAGFGGNLNAFELMKAMIAAGAAGVHFEDQLSSAKKCGHLGGKVLVPVQEFVQKLVAARLAADVCDVPSVLIARTDADSARLLTSDVDERDHRFLTGDRTVEGFFGITGGIEMAIARGRAYAPYADLLWCETSHPDLEEAKQFAEGVRELYPDKMLAYNCSPSFNWKSNLDSATIARFQRELGAMGYKFQFVTLAGFHALNYSMFELAQGYKAEGMAAYSKLQEAEFASEVEGYRATKHQAFVGTGYFDAVATVISGGTASTTALEGSTETEQFSGPRAVAAG
- a CDS encoding IclR family transcriptional regulator, which translates into the protein MPKPEPSSTAVDRALNILELVVENGRGLTNSEISNRLDIPKSTASYLLRTLEQRRYLRRDESSGRYTIGIKVVGLAKDAAEFVDLREAAKGVMEKLVERTRLTAHLAVLDHGRAIYIHRAEIPGFLRINTWVGKDLAVHSTAVGKILTAPLGEDEVRAILATHGMEAKTPTTLTTPEAFLEELAQVRTQRYAVDDEEN